GCCGAGCGCCTGATTCTCGCGCAGGCGCTGGGTCTCCTTGGTGGCGTCGACGGTGGCGGCGCCCGGCGGCTCGGCCTTGCGCCAGAACATGATGCGGTCCTGGAAGCTTCTGTCCGCATCGGCCAAGGCCTGATTTTCCTTGTTCACCAGGACGCGGATATCGGACTGGATGGAATCGGCGCCGACCCGCTTCATCATGGCGAGATCGCCGGAAGTGCGGCCGTCGGTCGAGATGGGAGTGCCGGAACGCCCGCCCACCAGAATCTGCCGGGCCTGGTCGCGCGTCGTACCTTCCTGCGGCCGGACGGCGCCCGGCTGCGGCGGCCGCAAGGTGAATTCCGGCGGCATGGAGAGCGGCGCCCGCTGCACCACCTGGAACTCGTCCG
The sequence above is drawn from the Magnetospirillum sp. 15-1 genome and encodes:
- a CDS encoding DUF3035 domain-containing protein → MKTNRRPTVRLIAPRLLAMAALLAPVVLSACTDVKRSLGYEKAPPDEFQVVQRAPLSMPPEFTLRPPQPGAVRPQEGTTRDQARQILVGGRSGTPISTDGRTSGDLAMMKRVGADSIQSDIRVLVNKENQALADADRSFQDRIMFWRKAEPPGAATVDATKETQRLRENQALGKSVSDGETPQVQRRKKAWLEGIFN